One window of Oryza brachyantha chromosome 12, ObraRS2, whole genome shotgun sequence genomic DNA carries:
- the LOC102712871 gene encoding probable 2,3-bisphosphoglycerate-independent phosphoglycerate mutase: protein MAAMEAAAGGRGARSRVAFVLVDGIGDVSIPSLGGRTPLEAAAAPRLDAVAAAGVVGLMDPVEPGLACGSDTAHLSLLGYDPRVYYRGRGAFESMGAGLAMAPGDIAFKSNFATLDESTGIIVSRRADRHFEEEGPILCAALDGMKLPSFPEYVVRVRYATEHRCGVVVKGPRLSGNISGTDPLKDNRLHLKAEPLDDSEEAKNTAAVVNELSKEITRILVSHPINAKRAAEGKNVANVVLLRGCGIRIEVPAFETKHGLAPCMVAPTKIIAGLGLSLGIDILEAPGATGDYRTLLTSKAKAIAKALSAPLDMPPRVFVPGEDEYKSGKENGYDFGFLHIKAIDDAGHDKAVKLKVLGLEAVDRAIGQLARLLWEAEKSGQYQYFLCVTGDHSTPVEYGDHSFEPVPFALCRLRDFVGTIGEDNVINFPLDDFPLPSVKSGEDVSEIIEVAARNSDQRKAFCGDSVSEFNEIAAARGCLGRFPGSEMMGIIKKFIKAKND from the exons atggcggcgatggaggcggcggcgggggggaggggggcgaGGAGCAGGGTGGCGTTCGTGCTGGTGGACGGGATCGGGGACGTGAGCATCCCGTCTCTGGGGGGGAGGACGccgctggaggcggcggcggcgccgcggctggacgcggtggcggcggccggggtgGTGGGGCTCATGGACCCCGTGGAGCCCGGGCTCGCCTGCGGGAGCGACACGGCGCACCTCTCGCTGCTGGGGTACGACCCCCGCGTCTACtaccgcggccgcggcgccttCGAGTCCATGGGCGCCGGCCTCGCCATGGCCCCCGGCGACATCGCCTTCAAG TCAAACTTTGCTACGTTGGATGAGAGCACAGGGATCATTGTCAGCAGAAGGGCGGATCGGCActttgaggaggaagggccAATCCTCTGCGCTGCGTTGGATGGGATGAAGCTCCCATCGTTTCCTGAATATGTAGTGAGAGTAAG GTATGCTACCGAACACAGGTGTGGCGTGGTTGTGAAAGGACCAAGGTTGAGTGGGAATATTTCTGGAACTGATCCATTGAAGGACAACCGCCTGCATTTAAAGGCTGAACCTCTGGATGATTCAGAAGAAGCTAAAAACACCGCAGCTGTGGTCAATGAGCTTTCTAAGGAGATCACACGTATACTGGTGTCTCACCCTATAAATGCAAAGCGTGCTGCCGAGGGGAAGAACGTTGCAAATGTGGTGTTATTGCGAGGCTGTGGTATCCGGATTGAG GTACCTGCCTTTGAAACCAAGCATGGACTTGCACCATGCATGGTGGCTCCTACAAAGATAATAGCTGGGCTGGGGCTTTCATTGGGCATTGATATCCTTGAAGCACCTGGAGCAACTGGTGATTATCGAACTCTATTGACTTCCAAAGCTAAAGCTATAGCCAAGGCACTATCTGCCCCTCTAGATATGCCACCTCGTGTTTTTGTGCCCGGAGAGGATGAATATAAATCTGGAAAGGAAAATGGATATGATTTTGGTTTCTTGCACATAAAG GCCATCGATGATGCTGGTCATGATAAGGCTGTCAAGCTGAAGGTACTGGGCCTAGAAGCTGTTGATCGTGCTATTGGTCAACTTGCAAGACTCCTGTGGGAAGCTGAAAAGTCTGGGCAATACCAGTATTTCCTTTGTGTCACTGGAGACCACTCTACTCCTGTTGAGTATGGTGACCATAGCTTTGAACCCGTTCCATTCGCATTATGCCGACTGAGAGACTTCGTAGGAACTATTGGGGAGGACAATGTCATCAACTTCCCCCTAGATGATTTCCCACTTCCTTCAGTGAAATCTGGAGAAGATGTATCAGAGATCATAGAAGTAGCTGCTCGCAATTCTGATCAGCGCAAAGCTTTCTGCGGCGATTCTGTCAGTGAATTCAACGAGATAGCCGCTGCAAGGGGCTGCCTTGGACGATTCCCTGGAAGTGAGATGATGGGCATCATCAAGAAGTTCATCAAAGCAAAGAACGATTAG
- the LOC121055951 gene encoding uncharacterized protein LOC121055951 produces the protein RLQQPSVAMLYAELAALLPGLRYRASRVEVVEAAAEQVKVLEDTVAVLEAYRAVQTGGGAAAAARKEVSVSCRETVCFAARLPAARWRRPGALCRVLEAFDRRGVEVLAATLARAGGGEEGAAAMVTVTAATAAPDIREMIKADIAGIE, from the exons cggctgcagcAGCCGTCCGTGGCCATGCTCTACGCCGAGCTGGCCGCGCTGCTCCCAGGCCTCCGCTACCGG GCGAGCAGGGTGGAGgtcgtggaggcggcggcggagcaggtgAAGGTGCTGGAGGACACGGTCGCTGTGCTGGAGGCGTACAGGGCGGTGCAGacgggaggcggcgccgccgccgccgcccggaaGGAGGTGTCCGTGTCGTGCCGGGAGACGGTCTGCTTCGCCGcccggctgccggcggcgcggtggcggcggccgggcgcgcTGTGCCGCGTGCTGGAGGCGTTCGACCGGCGCGGCGTGGAGGTCCTGGCCGCGACGCtggcgcgcgccggcggcggcgaggagggcgcggccgcCATGGTCACGGTCAccgcggccaccgcggcgCCGGACATACGGGAGATGATCAAGGCCGACATCGCCGGCATCGAGTGA
- the LOC102719546 gene encoding protein RTF1 homolog, with translation MPDNNLEDLLLQAAGRTGAGKGGGQAARGSSSQRWSQQRGKRGSSYSGGSGSDDDEAGDSDDSDAAPTLSRKRPPSGSQVPLKKRHQPEKGGGGGGGRGGGWQEGDDDDEFDEGRRSGDDSDSAPSVGSDLYKDEEDKEQLEKLSELDREMILAERSARIDDYKLKQLARASSSKTEKSRRDSSPPPPLSRARSSTRTDRSAAKSALDELRAKRMRQQDPEGYRNRFKDLIPQSGSPPRRRAASPPSDGSNDGDNRGRTNDHGRITDDTRDDEFDESPSRLDPLKFDDVKSITLRRSKLVKWFMEPFFEDLVSGCFVRLGIGKTKSGIPQYRLCIVRNVDANDPDRHYKLEGYTTCKYLNVVWDNETTAARWQMTQVSDSFPTEDEFKQWLQGAEKNGVRIPTRQEVLEKKEAIQKAYTFVYSADTVKKMLREKKSAVRRPINVAAEKDRLRNELEMSLARRDEAEAERIRTKLNQLQNMSQPMSNNVKAAKLEAMNRKNRADNFKNASEMKPVNTSLKAGEAGYDPFSRRWTRSRNYYAAKPEGENAEVPNGDSASAVAGNEDKKNGPRGGTAATAAALVAAADAGKLVDTNAPVDLGTESNVLHNFELSISLAGLEEFGGPKGLFDGYMARKQKIEATMGYKVPDNDGRRHALTLTVSDYKRRRGLL, from the coding sequence ATGCCGGACAACAACCTGGAGGATCTGCTGCtgcaggcggcggggcggacgGGGGCGGGGAAGGGCGGCGGCCAGGCAGCGCGTGGGTCGTCGAGCCAGCGGTGGTCGCAGCAGCGAGGGAAGCGGGGGTCGTCGTACTCCGGGGGGAGCGGCTCGGACGACGATGAAGCGGGGGACTCCGACGACTcggacgccgcgccgaccCTCTCGAGGAAGCGGCCGCCGTCGGGGTCGCAGGTGCCCCTCAAGAAGAGGCACCAGCCggagaagggcggcggcggcggcggagggaggggcGGTGGGTGGCAGGAGGgggacgacgatgacgagtTCGACGAGGGGAGGCGCAGCGGCGACGATTCCGACAGCGCGCCGTCCGTCGGGAGTGACCTGTACAAGGACGAGGAGGACAAGGAGCAGCTGGAGAAGCTGTCGGAGCTGGACAGGGAGATGATCCTGGCGGAGCGGAGCGCGAGGATCGATGACTACAAGCTGAAGCAGCTGGCGAGGGCGTCGTCGTCAAAGACGGAGAAGTCCCGGAGGGACAGcagccctccgccgccgctgagccGCGCGCGGTCGTCGACCAGGACCGACAGGTCGGCCGCCAAGAGCGCGCTGGACGAGCTGCGGGCCAAGCGGATGAGGCAGCAGGATCCGGAGGGGTACCGCAACAGGTTCAAGGATCTGATCCCGCAGAGCGGCTCACCCCCAAGGCGCAGGGCTGCGAGCCCTCCCAGTGATGGTAGTAATGATGGTGATAACAGGGGGAGGACGAATGACCATGGGAGGATTACCGATGATACTCGGGACGATGAGTTTGATGAGTCGCCCAGTAGGCTTGATCCTCTGAAGTTTGATGATGTGAAGAGTATTACCCTAAGGAGATCGAAGCTGGTGAAATGGTTCATGGAGCCCTTCTTTGAGGATCTTGTGTCTGGGTGCTTTGTGCGGCTTGGGATTGGCAAGACAAAATCAGGCATCCCCCAGTACCGGCTGTGCATAGTTAGAAACGTGGATGCGAATGATCCTGATCGGCATTACAAGCTGGAGGGCTACACGACATGCAAGTACCTCAATGTTGTGTGGGATAATGAGACTACTGCTGCTCGGTGGCAGATGACTCAAGTATCAGACTCCTTTCCCACCGAAGATGAGTTCAAGCAGTGGCTACAAGGGGCTGAGAAGAATGGTGTGCGCATACCAACTCGGCAGGAAGTATTAGAGAAGAAAGAGGCCATTCAAAAGGCTTACACCTTTGTGTATTCAGCAGATACTGTAAAGAAGATGCTGCGAGAGAAGAAATCAGCTGTCCGACGTCCTATCAATGTCGCTGCAGAGAAGGATCGGTTGAGGAATGAGTTGGAGATGTCCCTGGCCCGGAGGGATGAAGCTGAAGCAGAAAGGATCCGTACAAAGCTGAATCAgctgcagaatatgtcgcagCCAATGTCAAATAATGTGAAGGCTGCCAAGTTGGAGGCGATGAACAGGAAGAACCGAGCTGACAACTTCAAGAACGCATCTGAAATGAAGCCTGTTAACACAAGTTTGAAGGCTGGAGAGGCTGGTTATGATCCCTTTTCAAGGAGATGGACAAGATCAAGAAATTACTATGCAGCAAAGCCTGAAGGTGAGAATGCTGAAGTCCCCAATGGTGACAGTGCCAGTGCAGTAGCTGGCAATGAAGATAAGAAGAATGGGCCGCGAGGTGGTACAGCAGCCACAGCAGCAGCTCTAGTGGCAGCAGCAGACGCCGGAAAGCTGGTTGATACCAATGCGCCTGTAGATCTGGGAACAGAATCAAATGTGCTGCATAATTTTGAACTCAGTATATCACTGGCTGGTCTGGAAGAATTCGGCGGTCCCAAGGGTCTCTTTGATGGTTATATGGCCAGGAAGCAGAAGATAGAAGCAACCATGGGTTACAAGGTCCCTGACAATGATGGAAGGAGGCATGCTTTAACCCTGACTGTTAGTGACTACAAAAGGCGACGGGGTTTGCTCTGA
- the LOC102713147 gene encoding uncharacterized protein LOC102713147, translated as MVCMSGHFKMASVLKLVMMENHAAPDDLTGDKGAAQILHKQLIDAHEPNLLDEDDMHIFGSKPMADPLDLVCCNTCKKPIKASQYAAHAERCSSGKVNPNDSMGTGINDDCTTKKPPKKGRKIKLTTNGNQKVHIKVKTKSQSENKNIANGFELDNVHASKVQPICSTTDQRLKTSANNAAITSVPGGHRRDAPVPLATKVYHSQGNYRLRLELGQIYRQSCPEHSGSYSIQNSSQENGVMASYLSPRDNSSLNIAQKSFIPQTKSMDQLLASTPESCPVVPQQVAASVPNRPQAMSSQKADFHISAVKNEIARSRCSKDVVQHSKNTGNKKAHQQRNGTVPVIKSSVD; from the exons ATGGTTTGCATGTCTGGACATTTTAAAATGGCTTCTGTGCTGAAGCTTGTTATGATGGAAAATCATGCAGCACCAG ATGACCTGACCGGTGATAAGGGTGCTGCACAGATCCTACACAAACAACTTATTGATGCACATGAACCAAATTTACTTGACGAAGATG ATATGCATATATTTGGATCAAAACCTATGGCTGATCCGTTGGACctg GTCTGTTGTAATACTTGCAAGAAGCCAATAAAGGCCAGCCAATATGCAGCTCATGCAG AGCGATGTAGTTCAGGGAAGGTAAACCCAAATGATTCAATGGGAACGGGTATAAATGATGATTGTACTACCAAGAAGCCCCCAAAGAAGGGGAGAAAAATAAAGCTGACAACTAATGGAA ATCAAAAAGTACATATAAAAGTGAAAACAAAGTCTCAATCTGAAAACAAGAACATCGCCAATGGTTTTGAGTTGGACAATGTACATGCCAGCAAAGTTCAACCTATATGTTCCACTACTGATCAAA GGTTGAAAACATCTGCCAACAATGCAGCTATCACCAGTGTACCTGGAGGTCACCGTAGAG ATGCCCCAGTTCCTCTTGCAACAAAAGTGTACCACTCACAGGGAAACTACCGGCTGCGATTGGAACTCGGTCAGATTTACCGCCAATCATGTCCAGAGCATTCAGGCAGCTATTCAATTCAGAACTCATCACAGGAGAATGGCGTGATGGCTTCATATTTATCACCAAGAGATAATTCATCGTTAAATATTGCTCAGAAGAGCTTTATTCCTCAAACAAAG TCTATGGACCAGCTTCTTGCGAGCACACCAGAATCATGCCCAGTAGTCCCTCAGCAAGTAGCAGCAAGTGTGCCAAACCGACCACAGGCAATGAGTTCTCAGAAAGCAGATTTTCACATATCTGCTGTTAAAAACGAAATAGCAAGAAGCAGATGCAGCAAAGATGTTGTTCAACATTCAAAAAACACAG GTAATAAGAAGGCGCATCAGCAAAGAAACGGAACAGTACCTGTGATTAAGTCCTCAGTAGACTAG
- the LOC102720107 gene encoding uncharacterized protein LOC102720107, translating to MKRPPPRGEDAGSGGGGEEGPRKGKGKGRWGGGRRRNEQRLGGGGGGGLSLAAFANAKSRNTGYNPALIKKQKEFYKNAKLISKYKRSKKQLNQSDGPPPLPLPNPNPKEGVDANDAPKLHSKKKKRVAPSLKDEYEKKHAEDEKAKKEREAIIQAKREEQEKSEARRKDLREKMFKKTRSGQPVMKYRIQHLLETALEISNK from the exons ATgaagcggccgccgccacgcggtGAAGACGCTGGaagcgggggaggaggagaggaggggcccaggaaggggaaggggaaggggaggtggggcggggggaggcggcggaacGAGCAGCGgctcgggggcggcggcggcggcggcctctccctcgccgccttcGCCAACGCCAAGTCCAGGAACACCGGCTACAACCCCGCGCTCATCA AGAAGCAGAAAGAATTCTACAAGAATGCTAAATTGATTAGCAAGTATAAGAGGTCAAAGAAGCAACTAAATCAGTCAGACGGTCCTCCTCCACTTCCACTGCCAAACCCAAACCCAAAG GAAGGAGTTGATGCAAATGATGCGCCAAAGTTGCATagtaagaagaagaagcgtgTTGCGCCAAGCTTGAAGGACGAGTATGAGAAGAAACATGCAGAGGATGAGAAGGCAAAGAAGGAGCGTGAAGCAATAATTCAGGCAAAGAGGGAGGAGCAGGAGAAGTCTGAAGCAAGGCGGAAAGATTTGAGGGAGAAGATGTTCAAGAAAACAAGATCTGGGCAGCCTGTAATGAAATACAGGATCCAGCATCTGCTGGAGACGGCACTAGAAATCTCAAACAAGTAA
- the LOC102719827 gene encoding HIPL1 protein-like yields MKAPPVVLDVAGLRFCANRGVGDLSCCDAAADAALESRFEAMGINRTGGGRCAGLIKFIICEVAIFLFIFTSVTVSSGALVSQRESELFNTGSATKAIPLLCSSSHSEDPSHSEEKYCEKVWKHCKSTAISNSPFQPSAKEYAGFTRPSFMPTDFWSTENEFCAAFASTPNNQSSCFNGYGALSNTRKLSASPSGMCLEKISDGPYSSMVAHPDGSSKAFFSSQDGKIWLAAIPEQGKGDILQLDETDPFLDLMPEGYLGSEFRFVSTAFHPDFTNNGRFFVSYICDRTQSPSSASKCSCDCDLSKLGSVNCSYPCQYSLVVSEYSAKGPSSNSSESTYADPSEVRRIFSMGLPYASNQAANISELPSFELAELNESASKSLCGNYTIPVDNPSADDSGLRPEIWAFGLTNPGRCSFDSAKTYHLYCTDDAEGEYKVVDLISKGGNYKWSDVYKGHTGAPPPWAAQGTKPSDSIIFPVMSKPDLQ; encoded by the exons ATGAAAGCGCCGCCCGTGGTGCTCGACGTGGCCGGCCTCAGGTTCTGCGCCAaccgcggcgtcggcgacctcAGCTGCTgcgatgccgccgccgacgccgcgctgGAGAGCCGGTTCGAGGCGATGGGCATCAACCGCACGGGAGGCGGCCGCTGCGCCGGCCTCATCAAATTCATCATCTGCGAGGTAGCAATCTTTCTCTTCATTTTCACTTCTGTGACTGTGAGCAGTGGAGCTTTGGTTTCCCAACGGGAAAG TGAACTTTTCAACACAGGATCTGCCACAAAGGCAATTCCCCTCTTGTGCAGTTCTTCTCATTCAGAGGACCCTAGTCACAGCGAGGAGAAGTACTGTGAGAAAGTTTGGAAACATTGCAAAAGCACAGCAATATCAAACTCTCCTTTTCAGCCCTCTGCAAAAGAATATGCTGGCTTTACCAGACCATCTTTCATGCCAACTGATTTTTGGTCAACAGAAAATGAATTCTGTGCAGCATTTGCCAGCACACCAAACAACCAGTCATCATGCTTCAATGGATATGGTGCTCTGTCTAACACCAGGAAACTTTCAGCATCTCCTAGTGGGATGTGCCTTGAGAAGATTAGTGATGGACCCTACAGTAGCATGGTTGCTCACCCCGATGGCTCGAGCAAGGCCTTCTTCTCCAGTCAAGATGGGAAGATATGGCTGGCTGCCATTCCTGAACAAGGGAAGGGTGATATTCTGCAACTCGATGAAACGGACCCTTTTCTTGATCTCATGCCTGAAGGCTATCTCGGTTCGGAGTTTCGATTTGTGAGCACAGCATTTCATCCGGATTTTACAAACAATGGCCGCTTCTTTGTTTCCTACATCTGTGATAGAACTCAGTCACCCAGCTCTGCTTCCAAGTGTTCATGTGACTGTGATCTCTCAAAGCTCGGCTCTGTTAACTGCAGCTACCCTTGCCAGTACAGCCTTGTTGTGTCAGAATATTCTGCAAAAGGTCCCTCATCTAACTCTTCTGAG TCAACATATGCTGATCCATCTGAAGTTAGACGAATCTTTTCCATGGGATTACCATATGCATCTAACCAAGCTG CAAATATTTCTGAGCTACCTTCTTTTGAGCTTGCAGAGCTGAACGAATCTGCTAGCAAAAGCTTATGCGGTAACTATACCATTCCAGTGGACAATCCCAGTGCTGATGATAGTGGCTTAAGGCCAGAAATTTGGGCCTTTGGTCTAACAAACCCTGGGAGGTGCAGTTTTGACTCCGCGAAGACATACCACTTGTACTGCACAGATGATGCCGAG GGAGAATACAAAGTGGTAGACTTGATATCAAAAGGTGGAAACTACAAGTGGAGCGATGTGTACAAGGGCCATACTGGTGCCCCTCCACCGTGGGCAGCTCAAGGAACAAAACCATCAGATAGCATCATCTTCCCAGTGATG AGTAAACCTGACCTTCAATGA
- the LOC102720390 gene encoding conserved oligomeric Golgi complex subunit 8, protein MDVLDAGHRASPEAPSASAASDMSGASVLPLAGAAYQPYVSELLSFSIERLHKEPELLRVDAERVRRQMQEVAVENYGAFIAASEALSFVRTQLEGFDRHLEALIEEIPNLTSGCTEFVESAQQILEERKLNQTLLANHSTLLDLLEVPQLMDTCIRNGNYDEALDLEAFVSKISKLHPDLPVIQGLAAEVKKTIQSLISQLLQKLRSNIQLPECLRIVAHLRRIGVFSESELRLQFLRCREAWLSGILDDLDQRNVYGYLTGMVSCHRTHLFDVVNQYRAIFNNDKSGSDENYDGGLLFSWAMHQISNHLTTLQVMLPNITEGGSLSNIRDQCMYCAMGLGLVGLDFRGLLPPIFEKAVLNLFSKNMSTAVENFQVVLDSHRWVPMPSVGFVANGVVDETSDDVTPPSVLMEHPPLAVFVNGVSAAMNELRPCAPLSLKHVLAEEVVKGLQAVSDSLVRYNAMRMLRGNESSLFLSLCQAFIEVAYPYCSACFGRCYPNGAILITERRSTFDAVSQLLTVPARSNSSEISIERRQSGSIERKQSEGIERKQSGGIERKQSIDEASGTAATENGVTADGPPPVANDDSGTSSAPAQPDVQTAATAST, encoded by the exons ATGGACGTCCTcgacgccggccaccgcgcctcgccggaggccccctccgcctccgccgcatcCGACATGTCCGGCGCCTCCGTGctcccgctcgccggcgccgcctacCAGCCCTACGTCTCCGAGCTCCTCTCCTTCTCCATCGAGCGCCTCCACAAG GAGCCGGAGCTGCTGCGGGTGGACGCGGAGCGGGTGCGGCGGCAGATgcaggaggtggcggtggagaaCTACGGGGCCTTCATCGCCGCCTCCGAGGCGCTCTCCTTCGTCCGCACGCAGCTCGAGGGGTTCGACAGGCACCTGGAGGCGCTG ATAgaggagataccaaatttaacATCCGGCTGCACTGAGTTTGTTGAGTCAGCACAGCAAATTTTAGAAGAGAGGAAGCTCAACCAGACTTTACTAGCCAATCACAGCACACTGCTTGATCTTCTGGAAGTCCCACAACTGATGGACAC ATGCATACGAAATGGGAACTATGATGAGGCACTTGATCTAGAAGCCTTCGTTAGTAAAATATCGAAGTTACACCCTGA TTTACCTGTTATCCAAGGATTAGCTGCTGAAGTCAAGAAGACAATACAGTCATTAATTTCACAGCTTCTCCAGAAACTTCGATCAAATATTCAG TTGCCTGAATGCCTCCGTATTGTTGCACATTTGCGCCGCATTGGAGTTTTCAGTGAATCAGAATTGCGCTTACAG TTCTTGAGATGCAGGGAAGCTTGGCTTTCTGGGATTCTTGATGACCTGGACCAGAGGAATGTATATGGGTACCTCACAGGCATGGTGAGTTGCCACAGGACACATCTATTTGATGTTGTCAATCAATATAGAGCAATATTCAACAATGACAAGTCTGGAAGTGATGAGAACTACGATGGTGGATTGCTTTTCAGCTGGGCAATGCACCAAATAAGTAATCACCTGACCACACTTCAAGTTATGTTGCCAAATATAACAGAAGGTGGCTCTCTGTCCAACATCCGTGATCAGTGCATG TATTGTGCAATGGGCCTTGGCTTGGTTGGACTGGATTTCCGTGGTTTGCTTCCACCAATATTTGAAAA AGCggttttaaatttgttttcaaaGAACATGAGTACAGCAGTCGAGAATTTTCAG GTTGTTCTGGATTCACATCGTTGGGTTCCCATGCCATCTGTTGGCTTTGTAGCAAATGGAGTTGTGGATGAGACTTCTGATGATGTGACGCCGCCTTCTGTTTTAATGGAACATCCACCTCTTGCAGTGTTTGTTAATG GTGTTTCGGCGGCAATGAATGAGCTAAGACCGTGCGCACCACTGAGCTTGAAACATGTACTTGCTGAGGAGGTCGTGAAGGGATTGCAAGCGGTTTCTGACTCCCTAGTAAGATACAACGCCATGCGGATGCTGCGGGGGAATGAgtcctctcttttcctttcacTTTGCCAGGCATTTATTGAG GTCGCATATCCTTATTGCTCTGCATGCTTCGGCCGATGCTACCCGAATGGAGCAATATTGATCACAGAGCGCCGAAGCACATTCGACGCAGTCAGCCAGCTGCTGACTGTACCTGCAAGGTCCAACAGTTCAGAGATCAGCATCGAACGGAGGCAATCAGGCAGCATTGAAAGAAAACAGTCTGAAGGCATCGAGCGGAAGCAGTCAGGAGGCATCGAAAGAAAGCAGTCGATCGATGAGGCTTCTGGGACAGCAGCCACGGAGAATGGGGTCACAGCTGACGGACCACCGCCGGTGGCAAACGATGATTCTGGGACCTCTTCAGCACCAGCTCAGCCTGATGTGCAAACAGCTGCAACAGCAAGTACGTAG